A genomic segment from Excalfactoria chinensis isolate bCotChi1 chromosome 15, bCotChi1.hap2, whole genome shotgun sequence encodes:
- the NCOA5 gene encoding nuclear receptor coactivator 5 isoform X2, producing the protein MNKASSRSSPARREPYAYGDGRDNRRDRSPLRGSPRRDPRDGRDGRNGRDSRDTREIRARDFRDARDHRDPRDLRDLRDPRDIRDPRDLRDPRDTRDFRDPREPLYDRYRDPRDMRNPRDMRDPRDMRDPRDMRDPRDPLYRRDEPYDRYLRMDDYYRRKDDSYYDRYKEHFDRAPVNSDDRLKREERRREELYRQYYEEIKRRFDAERPVDCSVIVVNKQTKEYAESVGRKVRDLGMVVDLIFLNTEMSLTQALDDVSRGGSPFAIVITQQHQVHRSCTVNIMFGTPQEHRNMPQADAMVLVARNYERYKTESREKEREEIARQAAKMADEAVLQERERPPPVEEGARGGHPHPPGIQTLLNLLADNRYLTAEETDKVINYLRDRKERLLRGSTDSLQAPMSRPSLGAPSTPSLGSQSNLPSSQTHQGSQPLVSAPSVPASSANPQQELQAKILSLFNSGAAAAAVANSSSAPTVGTSGGTPSQNFTNMTSNQARSAQMSAGNLNQAQQRLQTPNTQLPSLQGPSRNAGPRPGAPPPAQSLYGQHQNRLPAPGSVPAQRPVSSGINFDNPSVQKALDTLIQSGPALSHLVSQTVAQGRAGSSTQQPMGSYQRHY; encoded by the exons atgaataaGGCTTCATCAAGGTCCAGTCCGGCACGAAG AGAGCCATATGCCTATGGGGATGGCCGCGATAACAGACGCGATCGCTCCCCTCTTCGGGGGAGCCCACGGAGAGACCCCAGAGATGGCAGGGATGGTAGAAACGGGCGAGATTCCAGAGACACTCGAGAGATTCGAGCCAGAGACTTTCGTGATGCCAGAGACCACAGAGACCCCCGGGACCTGCGAGACCTTCGTGACCCCCGGGATATCAGAGATCCAAGGGACTTGCGGGACCCTCGTGATACTAGAGATTTTCGTGACCCACGGGAGCCGCTGTATGATCGATACAGGGATCCACGGGACATGAGGAATCCAAGAGACATGAGGGATCCGCGGGACATGAGGGATCCACGGGATATGAGAGACCCTCGGGACCCTTTGTACAG ACGAGATGAGCCTTACGACCGTTACCTCCGCATGGATGATTACTATCGTCGGAAGGACGACTCTTACTATGACCGTTACAAAGAGCATTTTGACAGAGCACCTGTGAATTCAGATG ACCGTCTGAAGCGAGAGGAGCGCCGCCGAGAGGAGCTGTACCGTCAGTACTATGAGGAAATCAAGAGGCGTTTTGATGCTGAGAGACCTGTGGATTGTTCTGTGATAGTGGTGAACAAACAGACAAA GGAGTATGCAGAGTCAGTGGGGCGGAAGGTGCGGGACCTGGGCATGGTGGTGGACCTGATCTTCCTCAACACAGAGATGTCACTGACACAAGCCCTGGACGACGTGAGCAGAGGAGGATCTCCGTTTGCCATTGTCATCACTCAGCAGCATCAAGTTCACCGTTCTTGCACTGTTAACATCATGTTTGGCACCCCACAAG AACACCGCAACATGCCCCAAGCTGACGCCATGGTGTTGGTGGCCAGGAATTATGAGCGCTACAAAACAGAGTCACGGGAGAAGGAGCGTGAGGAGATCGCCCGGCAGGCTGCCAAGATGGCAGATGAGGCTGTTCTGCAGGAGAGAGAGCGCCCGCCCCCTGTGGAGGAGGGGGCCAGAGGGGGCCACCCCCACCCTCCGGGCATTCAGACTCTCTTGAACCTTCTGGCAGACAATCGCTATTTAACTGCTGAGGAGACTGATAAAGTAATTAATTACTTGAGAGACCGGAAGGAAAGGTTACTGAGGGGGAGCACTGATTCTCTGCAGG caCCCATGTCGAGACCATCTCTGGGAGCACCTTCCACACCGTCTCTGGGCAGTCAGTCCAATCTTCCAAGCTCTCAGACTCATCAGGGTTCACAGCCTCTGGTTTCTGCTCCTTCTGTTCCAGCATCCTCTGCTAATCCTCAGCAGGAGCTCCAGGCAAAAATCCTCAGTCTCTTCAACAGCGgagcggcagcagcagctgtggcaaaCAGCAGTTCTGCACCCACAGTGGGCACATCGGGTGGCACTCCGAGTCAGAACTTCACTAACATGACCAGCAATCAGGCCCGATCAGCACAGATGAGTGCTGGAAATTTAAACCAGGCTCAGCAGAGATTGCAAACTCCAAACACGCAGCTTCCTTCTCTCCAAGGCCCTTCAAGAAATGCAGGTCCAAGACCTGGAGCTCCTCCACCAGCTCAGTCACTTTATGGTCAGCACCAGAATCGTCTCCCTGCGCCTGGCAGTGTACCTGCCCAAAGGCCGGTATCGTCTGGTATCAACTTTGACAACCCCAGTGTACAGAAAGCCTTGGACACCCTTATCCAGAGTGGTCCTGCACTCTCCCACCTAGTGAGTCAAACAGTGGCCCAGGGGCGAGCAGGGTCCTCTACCCAGCAACCTATGGGTTCCTACCAGCGACACTATTAA